The Acidobacteriota bacterium genome contains a region encoding:
- a CDS encoding N-6 DNA methylase: MEKARYYKADAVFFEAPRQGRPAVAQAFVYVSDGLADDPDFAKTHKQLWSWGGVPLVYRKTQGLVQLFRCAHKPDFIDKDGEETCKPYTLLKLAALINHADSNDAWWDAERLRNGTLWDDTEVCKELLSAKKSAHKGLIDAIKDLSDDLDTKKVLPKHLRRKLLILSLLIAYLEERRVFEEDYFAQFLPNSDKFFQVLADGKALVNLLDALEARFNGNVFSLEDTDREQLRNSRELIQFAELIEARKVKGGQLTLWQLYSFKDLPVELISHIYQLFVKDTTTAVYTPPFLVRFMLEEALSWKRLDRLMQRNEIILDPSCGSGVFLVEAYKRLVLHWRSRNNWKKPGKAVLKNLLKKVHGIDLEQGAVELAAFSLCLALCDALEPAEIRSSIKLFDPLLGETLHNSCFFEAREHGLVKDPIGVVTGNPPFKSSLTTPGAKRSYNRYKKKHGTLPDKQLAYLFLHEAMEMVADGGVLSMLQQANFLYNQLSLKFRRNLISKWDVREVLDFISVRGLFQKGDADPKVIVVVAEAATPLAERKILHATFRRSGRTDAELGFDLDYYDLHWLPRDLVLSNDGAWRANLLGGGRVLEFVDRLKEFRTLEEYAKKQGWDYGEGFIEGHKGKLVTATHITGKKLLPSVALTEMGIERDQITTVDAKLFKSAYTSRRFTPPMLLIRENMDLPHDVWEDHYLTFKAQLVGFCAPPRERGRIRKLGNWLSVMKRPLQAYIAAISPSLFSRKATAVCADEIFDLPYPENDTLDLSANEQLLVGDIVDYYRDLIRLGEDSAAMKENGRAALPDFNDVFIRQINAIYKKNPLHPCDHQTWPGVICQPFVFGKGKVDWSGAAELKEKLNGLLKEQRGDSLHITRIARIYDGNFIFLLKPDRLRYWLRSIALRDADETLADLQAQGF, encoded by the coding sequence ATGGAGAAGGCAAGGTATTACAAAGCTGATGCCGTCTTTTTTGAAGCGCCACGCCAAGGCCGCCCTGCAGTTGCGCAAGCCTTCGTCTACGTTTCAGATGGCCTAGCCGACGATCCTGATTTTGCTAAAACACATAAACAGTTATGGAGTTGGGGCGGGGTTCCTTTGGTTTATCGAAAGACTCAGGGGCTTGTGCAGCTTTTCCGCTGTGCCCACAAACCAGACTTTATTGACAAAGACGGTGAAGAAACCTGCAAACCATATACGCTGCTAAAACTCGCAGCCCTCATCAATCATGCCGATAGCAACGATGCCTGGTGGGATGCCGAACGGTTACGCAATGGCACCCTGTGGGATGACACGGAAGTCTGTAAAGAATTACTCTCTGCCAAAAAGTCAGCGCACAAAGGGTTGATTGATGCCATCAAAGACCTCAGCGACGACTTAGACACTAAGAAAGTTCTGCCAAAGCACTTGCGCCGAAAGCTGCTGATTCTTTCTTTACTGATTGCCTACCTAGAAGAGCGAAGAGTTTTTGAAGAAGATTACTTTGCGCAGTTTCTACCGAACTCGGACAAATTCTTCCAGGTGCTCGCTGATGGCAAGGCATTGGTAAATCTACTGGACGCTTTGGAAGCGAGGTTTAATGGTAATGTTTTTAGCTTAGAAGACACAGATCGTGAGCAGCTTAGAAATAGCCGGGAACTAATCCAATTTGCCGAGTTGATAGAAGCGCGAAAAGTTAAAGGCGGACAACTGACACTCTGGCAACTCTATTCATTCAAAGACTTGCCGGTGGAGTTGATCAGCCATATCTATCAACTTTTCGTCAAAGATACGACGACCGCCGTCTACACACCACCATTTCTCGTTCGCTTTATGTTGGAAGAGGCGTTGAGTTGGAAACGGCTTGATCGCTTAATGCAACGCAATGAAATCATTTTGGACCCATCTTGTGGATCGGGTGTGTTTCTCGTTGAAGCTTACAAACGGCTGGTCTTGCATTGGCGCAGCCGCAATAACTGGAAAAAACCGGGCAAGGCGGTGCTCAAGAATTTGCTGAAAAAAGTTCACGGCATTGATTTAGAACAAGGAGCTGTTGAACTTGCGGCATTTAGCTTATGTTTGGCGCTTTGCGACGCCTTAGAGCCAGCAGAAATTCGTTCCAGCATCAAACTCTTTGACCCATTACTGGGGGAAACGCTACACAATTCGTGCTTTTTTGAAGCCAGGGAACATGGCTTGGTGAAGGACCCGATTGGCGTAGTGACGGGGAACCCTCCATTCAAGTCCAGCCTAACTACACCTGGGGCAAAGCGTAGCTATAATCGCTACAAAAAAAAACATGGCACTCTGCCAGACAAACAACTTGCTTACCTTTTTCTACACGAAGCAATGGAGATGGTTGCTGACGGCGGCGTGCTCAGCATGCTTCAACAGGCTAACTTTCTCTACAATCAGCTATCACTTAAATTTCGGCGCAACTTAATAAGCAAATGGGATGTGCGTGAGGTGCTCGACTTCATTTCTGTGCGCGGGCTTTTTCAAAAAGGGGACGCCGACCCAAAAGTGATAGTGGTTGTAGCCGAAGCCGCTACCCCTTTGGCAGAACGAAAGATTCTCCATGCTACGTTCCGCCGTAGCGGACGTACCGATGCAGAACTGGGATTCGACCTGGATTATTATGACTTGCACTGGCTGCCGCGTGATCTTGTGCTTAGTAACGATGGTGCTTGGCGCGCAAACTTGCTGGGCGGAGGGCGAGTGTTGGAGTTTGTGGATCGGCTGAAAGAGTTCCGCACACTTGAGGAATATGCGAAGAAGCAAGGATGGGATTATGGGGAAGGGTTTATTGAGGGGCACAAGGGAAAACTGGTCACAGCAACGCATATTACTGGCAAAAAGCTACTCCCGTCCGTTGCTCTAACCGAAATGGGCATAGAACGCGATCAAATCACTACCGTTGATGCAAAACTTTTCAAATCAGCTTACACAAGTCGTCGATTTACCCCACCAATGCTTCTGATTCGAGAAAACATGGATCTGCCGCACGATGTTTGGGAAGATCACTACCTTACGTTCAAAGCCCAACTCGTGGGCTTTTGCGCTCCCCCTCGTGAACGAGGTCGTATACGTAAATTAGGAAACTGGCTCAGCGTTATGAAGCGACCACTGCAAGCATACATTGCAGCCATTAGCCCAAGCCTGTTCTCACGGAAAGCAACTGCGGTTTGTGCAGATGAGATTTTTGACCTTCCCTATCCAGAAAACGACACTCTTGATCTCAGCGCTAATGAACAACTACTTGTTGGCGACATCGTAGACTATTACCGTGACCTTATCCGGCTGGGCGAAGACTCAGCAGCTATGAAAGAAAACGGTAGAGCAGCACTCCCTGATTTCAATGATGTCTTCATTCGCCAGATCAATGCTATCTACAAGAAGAATCCATTGCATCCGTGTGACCATCAAACTTGGCCAGGTGTTATTTGTCAGCCATTTGTCTTTGGCAAAGGTAAAGTGGATTGGAGCGGAGCGGCTGAATTAAAAGAAAAGCTGAATGGTCTTCTAAAAGAACAAAGAGGCGACTCGCTTCACATCACACGCATTGCTCGAATCTACGACGGCAATTTCATTTTTTTACTGAAGCCGGATCGCTTGCGTTATTGGTTACGCTCAATAGCGTTGCGGGATGCGGATGAAACTTTGGCCGACCTGCAAGCGCAGGGGTTCTAA
- a CDS encoding class I SAM-dependent methyltransferase has protein sequence MGIYSKYIFPRLLDWTLGSPEMGKYRRRALEPATGETLEIGFGTGLNLAHYPAAVTRLTVIDSENMLTKLVDRRIAECPLPVTKMQLDAQGRLPFRDHSFDSVVTTLTLCSIENTSPALAEIRRVLKPEGKFIFWEHGRSDDPAIARGQDRFNPLQRIIGVGCNMNRKIDDLIAEAGFEINTLDRFLLPKTPRLLAEMYRGIATPM, from the coding sequence ATGGGAATTTACTCCAAATACATTTTCCCTCGGTTGCTGGATTGGACGCTGGGAAGCCCGGAAATGGGCAAGTATCGGCGGCGCGCGCTGGAACCGGCGACGGGCGAAACGCTGGAAATTGGCTTTGGGACGGGATTGAATTTGGCGCATTATCCGGCGGCGGTCACGCGGTTGACAGTGATTGATTCGGAAAATATGTTGACCAAACTGGTTGATCGGCGCATTGCCGAATGTCCGTTGCCCGTCACAAAAATGCAGCTTGATGCGCAAGGGCGCTTGCCTTTCCGGGATCATTCGTTTGATTCTGTGGTCACCACATTGACGCTGTGTTCGATTGAAAATACTTCTCCCGCGCTTGCCGAAATTCGTCGTGTGCTGAAACCGGAAGGCAAGTTCATTTTCTGGGAGCACGGACGAAGCGATGATCCGGCGATTGCCCGAGGGCAGGATCGGTTCAATCCGCTGCAACGAATCATCGGCGTCGGTTGCAATATGAACCGCAAAATTGATGATCTGATCGCCGAAGCCGGATTTGAAATCAACACGCTGGATCGGTTTTTGTTGCCGAAAACGCCACGGTTGTTGGCGGAAATGTACCGAGGCATTGCCACACCGATGTAG
- a CDS encoding cyclase family protein: MHHTHKILLAFVAALLAAGVVLLWNQTSHAPEPGTAPTPAQTAESPAPTAGAAKIDESKLVDLTYAFDDKTIYWPTAKPFEWQKESWGKSAGGYWYTAARYAASEHGGTHLDAPIHFGEGKQAVDEIPITRLVGPALVIDVSAACATNADYLLKTEDIANWENAHGQIPNESIVLIHTGWGKFWPDKKKYLGTDAPGDTANLHFPGISREAAELLAARKIEAIGIDTASIDYGQSKDFKTHQILYGANIYGLENVANLEHLPAKGTTLIALPMKIKGGTGAPVRIVALLP; encoded by the coding sequence ATGCACCATACCCATAAAATTTTGCTCGCGTTTGTCGCCGCGTTGTTGGCCGCCGGAGTCGTTCTGTTATGGAATCAAACTTCGCATGCGCCGGAGCCGGGCACTGCGCCAACGCCCGCGCAAACTGCGGAATCGCCTGCGCCAACAGCCGGAGCCGCCAAAATTGACGAATCGAAGCTGGTGGATTTGACCTACGCGTTTGACGACAAAACGATTTACTGGCCGACGGCAAAACCGTTTGAATGGCAAAAAGAATCCTGGGGCAAATCTGCGGGCGGATATTGGTACACGGCGGCTCGGTATGCGGCCAGCGAACACGGCGGCACGCATCTGGACGCGCCCATTCATTTTGGCGAAGGCAAACAGGCCGTGGACGAAATTCCGATCACGCGGTTGGTTGGCCCTGCGCTGGTGATTGATGTTTCTGCAGCCTGCGCTACGAATGCCGATTACCTATTGAAAACCGAAGACATCGCCAATTGGGAAAATGCGCATGGACAGATTCCCAACGAATCCATCGTGTTAATCCACACCGGCTGGGGCAAATTCTGGCCGGACAAGAAAAAGTATCTCGGCACGGACGCTCCCGGCGACACCGCCAACCTGCACTTCCCCGGCATTTCGCGCGAAGCGGCAGAATTACTGGCCGCGCGCAAGATCGAAGCCATTGGCATAGACACCGCCAGCATTGATTACGGCCAATCCAAAGATTTCAAGACGCACCAGATTTTGTACGGTGCAAACATTTACGGCCTGGAAAACGTCGCGAACCTGGAACACCTGCCCGCCAAAGGTACAACGCTGATCGCCCTGCCGATGAAGATCAAAGGCGGCACAGGCGCGCCCGTGCGCATTGTCGCGCTGCTGCCCTGA